The genomic interval TTTTGCTAAAACCGAAACCAGTTTGATCCTTGCCTGCATTGCTTCTTCATTTGCAGACGCTAACAATCTTAAAGTTTCTTCCGGAGCATGGAAGAAAGATGGGTGGCTGGCTACAGCATAATCCCAACGCCATTGGCCATGACGGATATGAGTTCTAATTTCTTTTAACTCTGCATCACTTGCTCCTACTTCCATTGCTTTGGCAGTTTCTAAATGAGCTTTTGCAAGATTGTCCATTGCCAATTCATGTAATTGATCTTTTCTTTCATATTTTCTCTTAACAATCTTTGCCAATTTTTCTTCATTTTCTCTATGGCATGGCATACAACTTCTATCCATTGTTTTTAAAGGATTTTGAAGTTGGTGATCGCTGTACTTAACTGATCCTTCCTGTGTATAAGGCATATGACAATCTGCACATGCTACACCTTTTTGAGAATGGATGCCTGTTTTAAATAGCTCGTATCCGGGGTGCTGGGTTTTGATAATTGGAGTCTTTGAAATTTTATTAACAAAATCAACAAAATCTCTCTCATCATAATATTTCTCCATACCTTCTGCAGTCAGACCATTTGCCCAAGGAAATGTAACAACTTTTGCAACTTTTGCATTACCCTTTTCATCTGTCCATTCTGTTTTCTTAAAATAATATTCTGAATGGCACTGTGCGCAAACAAGGTTTCGTTTTTCTTGATGACTTGACTCGTCAAAGGTAGGCAAACCAGCGGCTTTTAAACCTCGGTCAAGATATGCTCTATTTACTGCTAGCTTTCCGGTTTCATTACTATGGCAATCTGCACAACCAACAGAGTTTACAATTTCATGTCCATATTTTGCCCATTTACCTGTAAAATATTCCATTTCACCTTCTTGCTTCATTATTCTTGGAACATCCGGAGATTTGCATGTCCAGCAAGCTGTAGGCATAGGGCCGGTTTTTTTATCCTTTGGTGCACCTGTACGAAGTGAGTTAATATTGTCTTGTAATGCATAATAATGACCTCTTGGTGCATTATAATCTTTGGCAAAACCATAACCCGCCCACAAAACAGCAAGCTGTGGTTTTTCTTCTAACATATCTACAATTGTTCCACTCTCCTTTGTCTTTTTCCATGAACTGTATTGCCTTGGGTAATAGCGCGCCCAATCCTCACTTTTACTCATACCTTCAACAGAAATTTCCGGAACTGTAGCTAAATCGATTCTCTGTTGTTCTCTTTCATTTACATTATTTGTTAAAAACAGTGTAATAATTATAGCAATAGCTGAAACTGCAATTAATATTTTATATCCCATTGTAATTCTCCACTAGTTAACTTCTTTAATTCCTAAATTATTTGGTGTAGTTGTTAATCCTCTTACTTTTCCATGTGGAACGCCTCTGTGGCAGTCCCAACATTTTCGTCCATTCTGTACTTCATCATCATTGTAACTATGATTTCTATCTGCGTTACCAACCAAAGTTGTTGTGATGCTTTTATGACATCCAATGCAGTTTTTTTGAACTCTTTTTGCTGCATCATCGCTAATCGTTATAACCGGCTCATATGTATCAAAAGTAAATGCAACAGTATGATTCCATCCATCGCGAGCTTTTGCCATATATTTGTTTATTGTACCATCGTTTGGTAAATGGCAATCTACACATGTAGCTGTTAAAGCATGAGAACTGTGTTGCCAGGTTGCATATTGTGTGTTCATAACATGGCAGTTAATGCAAGCTGTAGGCTCTGCAGATAAATATGAAAATGCCTTTGCGGTATTCAACATATAAATCAATAAAAGGATTGCCATAGATAACATCACATAGGCTGATCTTTTAATTATATTTTTTTGCACTTACCCTCCACTTATAAGTTATGTATTTAAAAATGAAATTATTTAATAGTTTTTAAGAAATTATTCTTAAATCTTTGTAAATATTAAATTTATCATTGTGATAATTGTAACAAACATTTAATTAAGACTCTATTGTCTCAATATAACTAGGTAAATAAATAAAACTCAAGCCAAAAATGATATATTTTCATATTATTCTTGTATCTTCGAAACGAAAATCATTAGATGAATTTTTTTAACAAAAAAATTTGAAATTATGAGGCAAAGAAGATGTTCATTTTAAACTAAGTAGAAGATTTTAAATCATTTACAGGGAAGAAACCTTACCGTAGTAGCTATTTCTTCCAAAACATGTTTTAACTCCAAAAGCACTTTATCTATGTCAGCTTTCGATGTATCATGGTTTAAGGAAAGCCGGACTGCGCAATGAGATT from Calditrichota bacterium carries:
- the nrfA gene encoding ammonia-forming cytochrome c nitrite reductase, with the protein product MGYKILIAVSAIAIIITLFLTNNVNEREQQRIDLATVPEISVEGMSKSEDWARYYPRQYSSWKKTKESGTIVDMLEEKPQLAVLWAGYGFAKDYNAPRGHYYALQDNINSLRTGAPKDKKTGPMPTACWTCKSPDVPRIMKQEGEMEYFTGKWAKYGHEIVNSVGCADCHSNETGKLAVNRAYLDRGLKAAGLPTFDESSHQEKRNLVCAQCHSEYYFKKTEWTDEKGNAKVAKVVTFPWANGLTAEGMEKYYDERDFVDFVNKISKTPIIKTQHPGYELFKTGIHSQKGVACADCHMPYTQEGSVKYSDHQLQNPLKTMDRSCMPCHRENEEKLAKIVKRKYERKDQLHELAMDNLAKAHLETAKAMEVGASDAELKEIRTHIRHGQWRWDYAVASHPSFFHAPEETLRLLASANEEAMQARIKLVSVLAKHGVLNYKAPDFSTKEKAQKLAGVPLQDLINAKLKFKETLEKEWHKEAVANGALNMESKKDVDLQSSYFNN
- the nrfH gene encoding cytochrome c nitrite reductase small subunit — its product is MLSMAILLLIYMLNTAKAFSYLSAEPTACINCHVMNTQYATWQHSSHALTATCVDCHLPNDGTINKYMAKARDGWNHTVAFTFDTYEPVITISDDAAKRVQKNCIGCHKSITTTLVGNADRNHSYNDDEVQNGRKCWDCHRGVPHGKVRGLTTTPNNLGIKEVN